One Streptomyces sp. B21-105 genomic region harbors:
- a CDS encoding helix-turn-helix domain-containing protein, which produces MSEPTGPVDEASAGDGDGGGERQSEPDAGSGVLRVFGRQLKRFRVRAGMERPEFGSRTGYSMSTIAAYEQGRRVPPPKFIDQADEVLDAGGVLQEMKEEVARAQYPAFFRDAAKLETEAVELHVYATKAVPGLLQSDDYARAVCTMWRPLLTQDVIEERVAARLARQEIFARMPQPTISFVIEEAVLRRPLGGRAVMRGQLEQVLLYGQRRNVEIQVVPTDLEEHAGLEGPFTLIETRDGRRIAYVEGYKDSRLHTERRAVRELEEQYGILRAQALTPRASLAFVEKLLGEQ; this is translated from the coding sequence ATGAGTGAACCGACGGGACCGGTGGACGAAGCGTCCGCGGGCGACGGCGACGGTGGCGGCGAGCGGCAGTCCGAACCGGACGCCGGATCCGGTGTCCTGCGCGTCTTCGGGCGGCAGTTGAAGCGGTTCCGGGTGCGGGCGGGCATGGAGCGGCCCGAGTTCGGCTCGCGGACGGGTTACTCGATGTCGACCATCGCCGCGTACGAGCAGGGACGCCGGGTCCCGCCGCCGAAGTTCATCGACCAGGCGGATGAGGTGCTGGACGCGGGCGGGGTCCTCCAGGAGATGAAGGAGGAGGTGGCTCGGGCCCAGTATCCGGCGTTCTTCCGGGATGCGGCCAAGTTGGAGACTGAAGCGGTTGAGCTGCACGTGTATGCGACGAAGGCTGTGCCGGGGCTGCTCCAGTCCGACGACTATGCGCGCGCGGTGTGCACCATGTGGCGGCCGTTGCTGACGCAGGACGTCATCGAGGAGCGGGTGGCGGCCCGTCTCGCCCGGCAAGAGATCTTCGCCCGCATGCCACAGCCCACCATCAGCTTCGTCATCGAAGAGGCGGTACTGAGAAGGCCACTCGGGGGGCGGGCGGTCATGAGGGGACAACTGGAACAAGTCCTGCTGTACGGCCAGCGCCGCAACGTCGAAATCCAGGTGGTGCCCACCGACTTGGAGGAGCACGCTGGACTTGAGGGGCCGTTCACCTTGATCGAGACGCGCGACGGGCGCAGGATCGCTTACGTGGAGGGGTACAAGGACAGCCGCCTGCATACGGAACGCAGGGCGGTCCGGGAGCTTGAGGAGCAGTACGGCATCCTCAGGGCTCAAGCGCTCACCCCACGCGCGTCACTGGCCTTCGTCGAAAAGTTGCTGGGAGAACAATGA
- a CDS encoding effector-associated constant component EACC1, whose translation MPDNHTGYRISVVDEDPLRARKDARELLAALAEADSTATLDLPEPGSLAGGLDKGGPTAETVGLLLSAGSFVAALVQVWLARIPQRTVVVKRPDGAVLHLTGKEAREDDTLVERFLADESDDGTTAG comes from the coding sequence ATGCCCGACAACCACACCGGATACCGGATCTCCGTCGTCGACGAGGACCCGCTGCGCGCCCGCAAGGACGCACGCGAACTGCTCGCCGCTCTCGCCGAGGCGGACTCCACGGCCACGCTGGACCTGCCCGAACCGGGCAGCCTGGCGGGAGGCCTCGACAAGGGCGGCCCGACCGCTGAGACCGTCGGGCTGCTGCTGAGCGCCGGTTCGTTCGTCGCCGCGCTGGTGCAGGTGTGGCTGGCGCGTATCCCGCAGCGCACCGTCGTGGTCAAGCGGCCCGACGGGGCCGTCCTGCACCTCACCGGCAAGGAGGCCCGCGAGGACGACACGCTGGTCGAGCGGTTCCTCGCGGACGAGAGCGACGACGGCACGACGGCGGGCTGA
- a CDS encoding DUF397 domain-containing protein — MNAEKSTGSALTWFKSSYSTGSGGECIEVAVSPRVVRVRDSKDVARPGLAVDAEAWTVFVGFAAQ, encoded by the coding sequence ATGAACGCCGAGAAGTCCACCGGTTCTGCGTTGACGTGGTTCAAGAGCAGTTACAGCACGGGCTCGGGCGGGGAGTGCATCGAGGTCGCCGTCAGCCCTCGTGTCGTTCGAGTGCGTGACTCGAAGGACGTTGCTCGTCCTGGCCTTGCGGTCGATGCCGAGGCTTGGACAGTGTTTGTTGGCTTCGCTGCGCAGTGA
- a CDS encoding ATP-binding protein encodes MNSPISTPRVHVPGAEAETARPLHEFAMTFTSSPRGARLARRLVSHRLDAWGHPYGGRANDTLTLITAELAANAVRHGHVAGRDFHLRLTHSTDTLRVEVTDTRTERVPVLSDLEPPGDAESGRGLLIVAGLATRWAVAPRDGAPGKTVWAELRPA; translated from the coding sequence ATGAACAGCCCAATCTCCACCCCCCGGGTGCACGTCCCCGGCGCGGAGGCGGAAACCGCCCGCCCGCTCCACGAGTTCGCGATGACGTTCACCTCCTCCCCGCGCGGCGCGCGCCTCGCCCGCAGGCTGGTCTCGCACCGGCTCGACGCGTGGGGGCACCCGTACGGCGGCCGGGCCAACGACACGCTCACGCTGATCACCGCCGAACTGGCCGCCAACGCCGTACGGCACGGGCACGTCGCCGGACGGGACTTCCACCTCCGGCTCACTCACAGCACCGACACCCTGCGCGTCGAGGTCACCGACACCAGGACCGAACGCGTCCCCGTGCTCTCCGACCTGGAACCGCCCGGCGACGCGGAGTCCGGCCGGGGTCTGCTGATCGTCGCGGGGCTGGCGACCCGCTGGGCCGTCGCGCCGCGCGACGGCGCGCCGGGCAAGACGGTCTGGGCGGAACTGCGCCCCGCGTGA